ATAATTCAGCGTTCCCTCACAGTCAGGAGCTAATGAAATATCACCGTTTCCTAAAATAGGCGGAAAATAAGATTCCGCATTTGTTTTACCTTGATATAACATAATTTTACTTCCATTTCATTGGTATAATATTATTGATTGATTAAAGGGTAAAGCTGAATGGTGTTTCCTCCGTCTACAACGAGTTCTGCGCCTGTAGTATTTCTTGCATTCGCCGAAAAATACCAAACCGCATCGGCAACATCTTCCCCTGCTGCGACATCTCCGATAGGGGTAAATTTTGAGGGAACGTTTTCGTAAAACTCAGGATTTTTTTCCCATCTGTCTGTTCTTATCATGCCGGGCAGAACTGCATTTACACGAATGTTGTATTTACCGAGGTCTAAAGCCAATGCTCTCATTAAACTAAGCTGACCGCCTTTAGAAGCGATATACGCAATTCTATTTGGAATTGCGCGGTATGCGGTGTTGGAATTGATAAATATGATATTTCCGCCGCCGTTTTCTTTCATTCTTTTTGCAGCGCATTCTGCAATACAATAATCCCAAGCAATATTTGTGTTAAGGACTTTCATAAAATCAGTCAGAGGATTTTTGAATATTTCCATGTTAAGTCCTTGGTCAGCTGCATTCAGAACAAGCGTTTCCACAAATAATCCTTTGCGATCAAGATCTGAAAACAAATGATAAACAGCAGCTTCGTCTACTGTCTGTGCATTAATAAGAGAATTTATTTGATACCCGATTATTTTAACATTTGGAAATTTTTTCTGATACTCTTTTTCTTTTATTTGAACTGTTTCAGCATTTCTTCCTGTAAAAACAATATTCCAGCCTTCGCCGGCGAACTTTTCAACGATTGCAACGCCGGTATTAATACAAGCGCCCGTTACGAGAACTGTCTTCATTTTTATTTCCCCTTTCAGCAGTTAAAAGTAACACTCTGATTTTGGTGGTCTGATGTCTGTTAACGCCCCGGTATAATGTCTTAACGTATGAGGTTTATAAGGGTGCTTTAAACATGCTTCTTCATTTATTTCTATGCCTAGACCCGGCTTGTCGGGAATGGCAATATAACCATTTTTATATTCCAGGCTTTCGTTTGTAACATCTTTACGCCATTCTACATCGGAATACATAATTTCTAATATGCTGAAGTTCGGGCAGCATGCTGCGAGCTGAAGCGTAGCTGCATTTGCAACAGGGCCTGACGGGTTATGAGGTGCAAAGGGAATATATCTGCATTCTGCCGCTGCTGCAATCTTTTTTAGCTCCATAATGCCGCCTGCGTGTGAAATATCGGGCTGAATATAGTCCGCTGCCATTTTGTCGAACATATGCTTATAATCCCAACGAGTATAAAGCCGTTCGCCTGCAGCAATTGCCACAGGAGATTTATCTTTGACCGCTTTGAGGGCGTCAAGATTGTCGGGGGGAACAGGCTCTTCAAAGAACATTGGCTGAAACTGTTCCAGTTCTTTTGCAATTTTAATGCCTGTAGGGATATTAAATCTTCCGTGTCCCTCAATCAGTAAGTCTACATCATTCCCAACCGCTTCCCTGACTGCTCCGATACATTCAATCGCAATATTTAAATCCTTGTTGGATATATCAAGATAGCTTTTGCCGAACGGGTCCCATTTCATTGCAGTAACTCCTTTTTGAACAGCAACTTTTGCTTTTTCGCCAAATTCTTTTGGAGTTTTTGCTCCTGCAAACCATCCGTTTACATATATTCTGACTTTTTCGTTTATTTTCCCGCCCAATAGCTGATAAACAGGAACGTTAAGATATTTGCCAAGAATATCCCAGAGAGCCATTTCAACAGCAGACAAAGCCGACATTAAAACAGGACCGCCGCGCCAATAAGCATCACGGTAAATATCGTGCCAGTGCTTTTCAATATCCAGCGGGTTTTGGCCTGCCAAAGATTCTTTTATGTGTTCAACCGCACCCAAAAGAGCCTTTTCTTTATACTCAAGTGTTGCTTCCCCGATTCCGTCAATACCTTCATCGGTATATACCTTAACAAAAACCCAATTTGTTCGAAAACAATCAACAGTAAAACATTTTATATCTGTTATTTTCATTGCATTTCCTCTTTTCAAATTATAGATTGACAAAACATTTATTGTGTGTTTTAATTATTATATCAATAAAAATTGTTATATTATATCATGTTTTAATACAATTTTTTAGATATTTAACACAAAGGATTGTGGCGATATGATTTATAAACGAGAATATTATAAAAGCACCAATTATTTTAGCTGCGATATTACGCCGAAACGAGTGACACAATATTATGAATTAGAGATATATGATTATGGGACAGGGTGTGCTTCTATTGACAATATTCTTTATCCCCATAATCAGAATATGGTTATTTTTTCAAAACCATTTCAGGAGAGATTTACTATTGGCTCTTTTAATTGCTATGCAATTCATTTTACTTGCGAAGATAACGAAATTTGTCAAATATTAAGCAGTATTCCCGACTGCATCATTATAGATCCCTTAATAAAAAAACAGCTGTTAAACCTCTACGAATTAACAACTATAGAAAATAATTTAGAAACGATTGTTTCCATAGGAAGAATTCTTAACATAATTAAAAATTCTAATTATCACATTCATAACGAAATAACGCATAATTCCAAAATAGCTATGACTGTTAAAGAATACATAGATAATCATTATCAAAGTCCGATTCACATTTCTGGCTTTGAAAAAATGGTTCATTTAAGCGTTAATTACATAAGAAAATTATTTTTAGATTGTTATGGTGTTACGATTCATAAATATATTACAGAATTACGATTAAGTCATGTTAAAAAGCTTTTATTATCCACGGACCTGCCCATAATTGACATTGCCTATAAATCAGGCTTCAGCAGTCAAAGTCATATGAATTATATGTTTAAGTCTGTTTTTGGTATCAGTCCGTTAAAATATAAAAAAATGCAGATTGGTACTCAATAACTGATTGAAGCAACCCCAAATGTTGTATAAGTTCATAGAACATACAATCGCGTAGATTGACAGAAAACACAGGTGAAGTTTGCTAAAAGCTTGACAGTTGGGCATATAAAAGAAAATGGTGTAACTTCGTTTTGAAGTTACACCATTTTTTGTAAATTGTACTTTTTTTACCCGGTTTTCTTTTCTTAAACGTTTAGATGCTTTCTGACGGAGATAAAACTGCCCACGCCGCCAAGCACTGCGCCCAGCCCGAAGGAAGAGCCTAAAATCAGTGTTAAAAGCTCATTAAGCGGTTTTAAGGTGAAGAACATAATGTTGTTTTGCACCACGTCCACTAAGAAATTATAGCCCAACAGCACCAGAGCCACCGCCGCGCAGGAGCCGATAATTCCAATGATAATGCCCTCAATGATGAAAGGCCAGCGGATAAACCAGTCGGTTGCGCCCACAAATTTCATAATGTTAATTTCTTTGCGCCGGGTGTAAACCGTGAGCTTAATGGTGTTTGAAATGATGAACACCGAAACAACAGCCAGGGCAATGATAATCCAAAAGCTGAATGTTCGTATGTAATTTGCAATTTTCACCAGGTTGCCAATGGCATCTTCATTTTGAATGACCTTTTCCACACCGTCAATCTGTTCTAATTTTTCAACGGTTTCCGAAGTCCGCGTTAAATCGCTTAACGTAATCCGATACCAGTTTCTTAAGGGATTGTCATCTTTATACCGGTCTAAAAGCGAGGCGTTTTCGCCAAACTCTTTTTTTAAGTCCTCTAACCGGTCGGAGTTGCGGTCTAAGGTGGCGTCGGCCACGTTTTCTACCTTTAAAATTTGTTTTCCAATGGCAGAAATGCCCTCTTCAGTGGTTTTTTCGTCCATAACGACAATAATTTCATAGCTGCCCTCTAAGTCGCCCACAATGCTGTTCAGGTTAATGGACAAAATTAAAAACACGCCCAGAACCAAAAGACTGGCCATAACGGTGAAAATTGAGGCAATGGTCATCCAGCCGTTGGAAAAAATATTTTTAAACGCTTCTGTTAAAAAGTATCGAAATCCTCTAATCCTCATTGCCGTAACCACCTCTTGTTTCATCGCGTGCAATTTTTCCGTCTTCAATTGCAATCACGCGCTTTTTCATTCTGTCAACAATTTCTTTCGCGTGGGTTGCCATAATAACGGTTGTTCCGCGCTTGTTAATATCGTCTAACAGTTCCATAATTTCCATTGCCGCCTTGGGGTTTAAGTTACCCGTAGGCTCGTCCGCAATTAAAAACGCCGGGTTGTTTACCAGCGCCCGGGCCAGAGCAACCCTTTGCTGCTCGCCGCCAGAAAGCTCGTCCGGATATGATTTAGCCTTGTGGGAAAGTCCCACCAGGCTCAGTACGTTGGGCACTTGTTTTCTAATTTCTTTTCTGCTGGCGCCGATAATGTCCATGGCAAAGGCCACGTTTTCAAACACAGTCTTTTTGGGCAGCAGACGGAAATCCTGAAACACTACGCCCATAGACCGGCGCAGGTAAGGAATTTCGCGGCGCTTGAGCAGAGCCACATCGTCGTTATTTATAATTACCTGGCCGGAGGTCGCCACCTCCTCGTGCATTAACAGTTTGATCAGAGTCGATTTTCCCGAACCGCTGGGCCCCACGATAAAGACGAATTCGCCCCGTTCAATGAAAAAGCTGATGTCGTCTAAGGCCGTTGAGCCGTTAGGGTAAATCTTGGATACGTTGCTTAATAAAATCAATGGAACATCCAAGCCTTTCTGCCCACAAAGAATACATTTAAGCGCGCCTTATATGTGGGCATATAAGGCGCGGAAAATTTATTTTTTAAAATTTCGATGGGTTCGAGGTTAAGTATTTGCTGACAAGCACCGCAACCTTAAATACCACCGCGTCGTCAAATTTTCTTAAGTCCAGCCCTGTTAACCGCTCGATTTTGTCAAGACGGTAAACCAAGGTGTTCCTGTGCACAAACAGCTGACGGGAGGTTTCGCTGACGTTTAAGTTGTTTTCAAAGAACTTGTCAATGGTTTGAAGGGTTTCGTCGTCTAACACCTCTAAACCGTCCTTTTTAAAGATTTCGTCTAAAAACAGCTCGCAGAGCTTGCTGGGAAGCTGATAAATTAATCGGCCAATGCCCAGCTCGTCGTAGCTTAAAATATATTTTTCCCCTTCAAACACCCGGCCGATTTCAATTGCCAGGCGCGCTTCAGAATAGGAGCGGGCAATTTCGTTAATGGAGTCCACAGGCGTGCCGATGCCTACAAACACTTTCAGCATCAGCTCAGAGTTAATCATTTCCACAATGCTTTTTGCAGTTTTCTCCGCAAAATCGGAGGCATAGCCCGGGGAGAGCGCTTTAATTAAAACAATGTTTTTGTTGTCGATGTTAATAATGAAATCCTGTTCCGGGAACATGTTCTGCATAAGCTGAACAACGCCGGTTTCGTTGCCGGGAATTTGAACGATAAACACCAGACGGGAAACGTCTGCGTCAATTTGCAGTTCGCCGGAACGCAGGTAAATATCGCCGGGCAGCACGTTGCCCTGCAGTACGCTTTTTAAATAACTGGTTTTATCATACCTGTCAGCGCAGTGAATTTGCAAATTGGAAATGCTGATGGCAAGCAGGGCACACAGCTTTTGTTCTTCCGGATCCGTCCCTTTCACATAAACGACAAACTCCATTATGTTCCGGGTGCCGATTGCGACACAGGAATAGCCGTTTGAGATAAACGGGCGGCCGTTGCCCTGAACAGAGGATATCATGGAAAATGCTTCATCGTCGCCTACGGGTTCGCCCACATAGGAAACAAGAACGGAGGTGCTGTTGACAACGCCCATGGACTTATGCGTCACTCCGCGCATTTGGTCTAAAACAGGCTGGAAAACTTCGCTCAACATATTAAATCGCTCCTTTAATAGATTTCATTAACACTTTTTCTCTTATATCATACTAAATTTTTAATAAATTTGCAATAATTTTTTACGAATTTAACCGAAATTTAATTTTTTTTGCCATATTTTTTATCAAAAACACAGATTTTTCATTTGTACCTGTAAAAAAATAAAATTACTATTGCATATTTATTCAAATTATTGTATAATTATAAAAGTGATCAAATTGATTTGGAGGAACACGCCATGACAACCAGTGACATTGCGAATTTAGATAAACAAAATTATATGAACACCTTTGGGGAACGGATTCCGGTTTCGTTTTCAAAAGGAGAGGGAATTCATTTATACAGTGACAGCGGGGAAGTGTACACCGACTTTCTCGCGGGAATCGCGGTAAACGCGGTGGGGCACAGCCACCCAGCCTTTGTAAAGGCCATTTGTGAGCAGGCGCAAAATTTGCTTCATGTTTCTAACTATTATTATATGAAGCAACAGGCGCTTTTAGCAGAAAAAATTGTGTCCTTGAGCGCAGCGGACAAGGTGTTTTTTGCGAATTCCGGCGCCGAGGCAAACGAAGGTGCAATTAAGCTTGCCAAAATTTATCACTATAAAAAAGGCAATTCACAAAAATATGAAATTATTACATTAAAAAATTCGTTTCATGGACGGACGCTGGCAACCGTGGCCGCCACAGGGCAGGAAAAGTTCAGCGCGCCATATCACCCCCTTACGCCGGGGTTTTTATATGTTCCGGCAAACGATTTAACGGCGTTTGAAGCCGCCGTCAGCGACAAAACCTGCGCGGTAATGCTGGAAATGATTCAGGGGGAAAGCGGTGTGCACCCGCTGGATTTGGATTATGTAAAATCTGTATATGAAATTTGCAAAGAAAAGGATATTCTTTTTATTTGTGACGAAGTGCAGACAGGTATGGGCAGAACCGGCAAGCTGTTTGCCTATGAGCATTATGGCATAGAACCAGACATTTTCACCTTGGCAAAAGCCCTGGGCGGCGGTGTTCCCATTGGGGCGGTATGCGCGAAAGATTTTGCAGCCAGCGCTTTTGCCCCCGGCGACCACGGCTCCACTTTCGGAGGAAATCCGTTGGCTTGCGCGGCGGCACTTTCCGTGTTTGATATTTTTGAAAAAGAAAATTTGGTTGAAAACAGCCGCATTGTAGGCGAATATTTTGTGGAGCAATTAAAGGCCCTTGCAGAAAATGTGCCCTGCATTAAAGAAATCAGGGGCAAAGGATTGATGATTGGCATAGAATTTACCGAGCCAATTGCGGGGGACATGAAGCACAGGCTGTTTGAAAGGCATTACTTAACCGGCGCAACGGCAACCACCTTAAGAATTTTACCGCCGTTGATTGTGACAAAAAATGATGTAGATCAGTTTATGAAGATATTGAAAGAAATTTTATAATGGGAGATGACAGCAATGAAACATTTATTGACGCTGCACGACTGGAGCACAGAAGAAATTTTAGACACGCTGAATTTGGCGGACAAATTGAAATATGAACAAAAGCACGGAATTGAGCACCATTTGCTGAAAGGCAAAACACTGGGCATGATTTTTTCAAAATCCTCTACCCGCACAAGGGTTTCGTTTGAGGTGGGAATGTATCAGCTCGGCGGCTATGCGCTGTTTTTAAGCGCAAACGACATTCAGCTCGGCCGGGGCGAGTCGGTTTACGATACAGCAAACGTGCTTTCGCGGTTTTTAGACGGCATTATGATTCGTACCTTTAAACAGTCTGACGTAGAGGATTTGGCAAGGTTCGGCTCTATACCTGTGATTAACGGACTAACCGACCTAGTGCACCCCTGCCAGATTTTGGCCGATTTTCAGACAATCCGTGAGCACAAGGAGGGGCAGCTAAAGGGCTTAAAGCTTGCCTATATCGGTGATGGCAACAACATGGCGCACTCGCTGCTTTACGGCGGCGCAAAGGTGGGGATGGATATTTCCGTTGCAACACCGCCTGAATACACGTGTGATGCACAGGTGGTGAAAAACGCCCTGGAAGACGCAAAGGCCACCGGCGCGAAGCTTACGTTAACATGCGACCCGCAGGAAGCGATAAAAGGCGCAGACGTGGTTTATGCCGACACTTGGGTCAGCATGGGCCAGGAGGAAGAAAAAGAAGAAAAAATTAAAGTATTTTCAAACTATCAAATTAACAAAGAGCTGTTTTCCCAAGCGGACAAACACGCTATATTCCTGCACTGCCTGCCGGCATACCGGGGCTATGAGGTAACGGAAGACGTGATTGACGGGCCGCAGTCGGTGGTGTTTGACGAAGCGGAAAACCGCCTGCACGCACAGAAAGCCGTTATGGTGCGGCTTTTAGGAAAGCAATAAGTGATGCAAAGGAGAAAGCAAAATGTTTGAGGTTCGGCGGGCAACGCTTGAAGACGTTGACAGCATTGTTAAAATTACGCAGGAAGCATTTGAAAAATATATTAAGCTTGCAGACATAAAAGACACTCCCGCGCTGCATGAAACGCGGGAGCAGGTGATAAAAGACATCGACACCAAAATTGTTTATGTGGCCTATATTAACAACCAGGTGGTGGGGAGCATGCGGATTGAGCTGATAGACAAAGAAACCGCATATCTCTCCCGCTTCGGCGTGAACACAGAGTTTCAGAATTTGGGGATAGGAAAATCCATGATGAACTCGTTGGACATGGAGCTTGCAGAGCTAAAGGTAAAGCGCGTTATGCTGCACACCGCGTCGAAAGCCACGTCGCTGGTGCGGTTTTATTACAACCGCGGCTTTTATATTGATTCTACAACAAAGGACAAAGGTTATATCCGGGCGCTGTTAATTAAGGATTTGGCCTAAGAGGTGTAGTCCTCAAGCAGGGCGGCAAGCTCCTCCTCCGATTCTAAAATAATACCTTCCTCCAGCTGGGCCTTGTCCTCAGCCAACAGCGCGTCGGGGGCAATGTCTAAGTCTTTTGAATAAATTTGGTCGCCGCTTTCGGTAATGTTATAAAGTTTCACAACGCCGTTTTCTGATATTACCAGATAGTCGTTGGGGTCGGACGGGACGCGCACATCCTCCTTGGGCAGTGAGGCAGAGGCAAGGTCCTCAGGCAATTTGAGAGGGTCCTCCTCCTGGGGAGCTATGGTTTCGTTTATTTCCGGCTCCCGGCTTTCAACCGGATTCTCCGCAGCATTGCTGTTTCTGACAAAACGGTAGCCAGTTATGGCGCAAAGATACATAGCGGCAAAAATTAAAACCGCTGTAAGCACCAAATTTAAAAAATGTCTTTTTCTT
This Congzhengia minquanensis DNA region includes the following protein-coding sequences:
- a CDS encoding helix-turn-helix domain-containing protein translates to MIYKREYYKSTNYFSCDITPKRVTQYYELEIYDYGTGCASIDNILYPHNQNMVIFSKPFQERFTIGSFNCYAIHFTCEDNEICQILSSIPDCIIIDPLIKKQLLNLYELTTIENNLETIVSIGRILNIIKNSNYHIHNEITHNSKIAMTVKEYIDNHYQSPIHISGFEKMVHLSVNYIRKLFLDCYGVTIHKYITELRLSHVKKLLLSTDLPIIDIAYKSGFSSQSHMNYMFKSVFGISPLKYKKMQIGTQ
- the argF gene encoding ornithine carbamoyltransferase: MKHLLTLHDWSTEEILDTLNLADKLKYEQKHGIEHHLLKGKTLGMIFSKSSTRTRVSFEVGMYQLGGYALFLSANDIQLGRGESVYDTANVLSRFLDGIMIRTFKQSDVEDLARFGSIPVINGLTDLVHPCQILADFQTIREHKEGQLKGLKLAYIGDGNNMAHSLLYGGAKVGMDISVATPPEYTCDAQVVKNALEDAKATGAKLTLTCDPQEAIKGADVVYADTWVSMGQEEEKEEKIKVFSNYQINKELFSQADKHAIFLHCLPAYRGYEVTEDVIDGPQSVVFDEAENRLHAQKAVMVRLLGKQ
- a CDS encoding PucR family transcriptional regulator, translated to MLSEVFQPVLDQMRGVTHKSMGVVNSTSVLVSYVGEPVGDDEAFSMISSVQGNGRPFISNGYSCVAIGTRNIMEFVVYVKGTDPEEQKLCALLAISISNLQIHCADRYDKTSYLKSVLQGNVLPGDIYLRSGELQIDADVSRLVFIVQIPGNETGVVQLMQNMFPEQDFIINIDNKNIVLIKALSPGYASDFAEKTAKSIVEMINSELMLKVFVGIGTPVDSINEIARSYSEARLAIEIGRVFEGEKYILSYDELGIGRLIYQLPSKLCELFLDEIFKKDGLEVLDDETLQTIDKFFENNLNVSETSRQLFVHRNTLVYRLDKIERLTGLDLRKFDDAVVFKVAVLVSKYLTSNPSKF
- the dgoD gene encoding galactonate dehydratase, which translates into the protein MKITDIKCFTVDCFRTNWVFVKVYTDEGIDGIGEATLEYKEKALLGAVEHIKESLAGQNPLDIEKHWHDIYRDAYWRGGPVLMSALSAVEMALWDILGKYLNVPVYQLLGGKINEKVRIYVNGWFAGAKTPKEFGEKAKVAVQKGVTAMKWDPFGKSYLDISNKDLNIAIECIGAVREAVGNDVDLLIEGHGRFNIPTGIKIAKELEQFQPMFFEEPVPPDNLDALKAVKDKSPVAIAAGERLYTRWDYKHMFDKMAADYIQPDISHAGGIMELKKIAAAAECRYIPFAPHNPSGPVANAATLQLAACCPNFSILEIMYSDVEWRKDVTNESLEYKNGYIAIPDKPGLGIEINEEACLKHPYKPHTLRHYTGALTDIRPPKSECYF
- a CDS encoding aspartate aminotransferase family protein, translating into MTTSDIANLDKQNYMNTFGERIPVSFSKGEGIHLYSDSGEVYTDFLAGIAVNAVGHSHPAFVKAICEQAQNLLHVSNYYYMKQQALLAEKIVSLSAADKVFFANSGAEANEGAIKLAKIYHYKKGNSQKYEIITLKNSFHGRTLATVAATGQEKFSAPYHPLTPGFLYVPANDLTAFEAAVSDKTCAVMLEMIQGESGVHPLDLDYVKSVYEICKEKDILFICDEVQTGMGRTGKLFAYEHYGIEPDIFTLAKALGGGVPIGAVCAKDFAASAFAPGDHGSTFGGNPLACAAALSVFDIFEKENLVENSRIVGEYFVEQLKALAENVPCIKEIRGKGLMIGIEFTEPIAGDMKHRLFERHYLTGATATTLRILPPLIVTKNDVDQFMKILKEIL
- the ftsX gene encoding permease-like cell division protein FtsX; amino-acid sequence: MRIRGFRYFLTEAFKNIFSNGWMTIASIFTVMASLLVLGVFLILSINLNSIVGDLEGSYEIIVVMDEKTTEEGISAIGKQILKVENVADATLDRNSDRLEDLKKEFGENASLLDRYKDDNPLRNWYRITLSDLTRTSETVEKLEQIDGVEKVIQNEDAIGNLVKIANYIRTFSFWIIIALAVVSVFIISNTIKLTVYTRRKEINIMKFVGATDWFIRWPFIIEGIIIGIIGSCAAVALVLLGYNFLVDVVQNNIMFFTLKPLNELLTLILGSSFGLGAVLGGVGSFISVRKHLNV
- a CDS encoding BofC C-terminal domain-containing protein — translated: MEKGTQGTRKRHFLNLVLTAVLIFAAMYLCAITGYRFVRNSNAAENPVESREPEINETIAPQEEDPLKLPEDLASASLPKEDVRVPSDPNDYLVISENGVVKLYNITESGDQIYSKDLDIAPDALLAEDKAQLEEGIILESEEELAALLEDYTS
- a CDS encoding GNAT family N-acetyltransferase gives rise to the protein MFEVRRATLEDVDSIVKITQEAFEKYIKLADIKDTPALHETREQVIKDIDTKIVYVAYINNQVVGSMRIELIDKETAYLSRFGVNTEFQNLGIGKSMMNSLDMELAELKVKRVMLHTASKATSLVRFYYNRGFYIDSTTKDKGYIRALLIKDLA
- the ftsE gene encoding cell division ATP-binding protein FtsE, with amino-acid sequence MILLSNVSKIYPNGSTALDDISFFIERGEFVFIVGPSGSGKSTLIKLLMHEEVATSGQVIINNDDVALLKRREIPYLRRSMGVVFQDFRLLPKKTVFENVAFAMDIIGASRKEIRKQVPNVLSLVGLSHKAKSYPDELSGGEQQRVALARALVNNPAFLIADEPTGNLNPKAAMEIMELLDDINKRGTTVIMATHAKEIVDRMKKRVIAIEDGKIARDETRGGYGNED
- a CDS encoding SDR family NAD(P)-dependent oxidoreductase; translated protein: MKTVLVTGACINTGVAIVEKFAGEGWNIVFTGRNAETVQIKEKEYQKKFPNVKIIGYQINSLINAQTVDEAAVYHLFSDLDRKGLFVETLVLNAADQGLNMEIFKNPLTDFMKVLNTNIAWDYCIAECAAKRMKENGGGNIIFINSNTAYRAIPNRIAYIASKGGQLSLMRALALDLGKYNIRVNAVLPGMIRTDRWEKNPEFYENVPSKFTPIGDVAAGEDVADAVWYFSANARNTTGAELVVDGGNTIQLYPLINQ